The segment GGCATCACCGCACTGGCCCAGCCCACGCAACAGATCGGCGCCAGTGCCTTTGACTGCCTGCTTAAGCGCCTGAGCGGTGACACGTCACCGCCACGGGCGCTGGATTTTCCTGCGCAATTGATTATTCGCGGCTCAACACACCCCCTGACGGCCTGACACTTCAGCGGCTGGTTACCCATGAACCGGTGACCAGCCGTTTAACGCACAATAAAATGAAACCGGTTTCAGAGATTAATAACAATGACGACATTTCCCGTTTCCATCAGCCTGTCGAGCTACGGCGCCGATCTGGTTCGCCAGCGCGGACAACACAGTTTCATTGAGTTGCTGGCCAATGCTGGCGTGTCCCGCATCGAGCTGCGCGAAGAACTGTTGACCACAGAAGACCCGATCGCCTTTAGCCAGTCCGTACAACAACTGGGGCTGGAGTGCGTATTCTCCTCGCCATTGGAACTGTGGGAAGCCGGGCAATCACGTCCCAATACCCAACTGCTCGCCACCCTGAAGCGGGCCCACGCGTTCGGCGCTCAATGGCTGAAGGTGTCGCTGGGCTATTTCACTGAACACTGTGACATGCAGAACCTCGCAGCCTGCCTGAACCAGCAACCGGTGCGTCTGCTGGTGGAAAACGACCAGACCTCCTACGGCGGGCGCATTGAACCCATGCAGCGCTTTTTCGATCAGGTTGAGCAGCAGCAAGCGCCCATCAGCATGACGTTCGATATCGGCAACTGGCAGTGGCAGGACCAGTCGGCCAGCACCGCTGCCCGCCTGCTGGGCCGCTACGTCACTTACCTGCACTGCAAAGGCGTGGTCCGTCGCCCGGACGGCAAGTTGGTCGCAACGCCACCGACTGCCATCGACTTGCAACAGTGGCAACACCTGATGACCCACATGCCCCACGGCCTGACCCGTGCCATCGAATACCCGCTGCAGGGCGCGGATCTCGACGGTCTGACCCAGGCCCATGTTGCCGTGCTGGCCCGCTTGAGCCAGAAGCAACAGGAGCTGAGCCATGTCTAAGGTTGATGTGTTGTCGTTTGGCGAAACCATGGCCATGCTGGTCGCCGAGCACACCGGTGATCTGGCGCAAGTCGGGCAGTTCCACAAGCGCATCGCCGGGGCTGACAGCAACGTAGCCATCGG is part of the Pseudomonas sp. ML2-2023-3 genome and harbors:
- a CDS encoding sugar phosphate isomerase/epimerase, with the translated sequence MTTFPVSISLSSYGADLVRQRGQHSFIELLANAGVSRIELREELLTTEDPIAFSQSVQQLGLECVFSSPLELWEAGQSRPNTQLLATLKRAHAFGAQWLKVSLGYFTEHCDMQNLAACLNQQPVRLLVENDQTSYGGRIEPMQRFFDQVEQQQAPISMTFDIGNWQWQDQSASTAARLLGRYVTYLHCKGVVRRPDGKLVATPPTAIDLQQWQHLMTHMPHGLTRAIEYPLQGADLDGLTQAHVAVLARLSQKQQELSHV